From Callospermophilus lateralis isolate mCalLat2 chromosome 5, mCalLat2.hap1, whole genome shotgun sequence, a single genomic window includes:
- the Lrrc70 gene encoding leucine-rich repeat-containing protein 70, whose translation MPLSSLTHLQANSNPWECNCTLLGLRDWLASSSITLNIYCQNPPSMRGRALRYIKWTDITNCIPSSTNVSRLWAVKPLHVHHKTTALMMAWHKVSTNGKHLENIETESVTFWERIRTSPANRFFQENTFANPLETTAVLPVQIQLTSSVNLNLEQNSALRIDTASVSGKTSLICTQEVEKLNEAFDILLTFFILACVLIIFLIYKVVQFKQKLKAPENSEENRLEYYSFYQSARYNVSASVCNTSPNSPESPALEQIQLHKQIVPESEAQVILFEHSTL comes from the coding sequence ATGCCATTGTCTTCACTGACTCATCTTCAGGCAAATTCTAATCCTTGGGAATGTAACTGCACACTTTTGGGCCTTCGAGACTGGCTAGCATCTtcctccattaccctaaacatctaTTGTCAGAATCCCCCATCCATGCGTGGCAGAGCATTGCGTTACATTAAATGGACTGACATTACAAATTGCATTCCGTCTTCAACAAATGTATCCAGACTTTGGGCTGTAAAACCTCTTCATGTTCATCACAAGACCACTGCATTAATGATGGCCTGGCATAAAGTATCCACAAATGGGAAACATTTGGAAAACATTGAGACTGAGAGCGTTACTTTCTGGGAACGAATTCGTACTTCACCTGCCAATAGGTTTTTTCAAGAAAATACCTTTGCTAATCCTTTAGAGACCACTGCAGTGCTGCCTGTGCAAATACAACTTACTTCTTCTGTTAACTTGAACTTGGAACAAAACAGTGCTCTACGGATTGATACTGCTTCAGTGTCAGGAAAGACATCTCTAATTTGTACCCAAGAAGTTGAGAAGTTGAATGAGGCTTTTGACATTCTGCTAACTTTTTTTATCTTAGCTTgtgttttaatcatttttttgatcTACAAAGTTGTTCAATTTAAACAAAAACTAAAggcaccagaaaactcagaggaAAATAGACTTGAATATTATAGCTTTTATCAGTCAGCAAGGTATAATGTAAGTGCCTCAGTTTGTAATACCTCCCCCAATTCTCCAGAAAGCCCTGCTTTAGAGCAGATTCAACTTCATAAACAAATTGTTCCTGAAAGTGAGGCACAGGTCATTCTCTTTGAACATTCTACTTTATAA